DNA sequence from the Pedobacter schmidteae genome:
GCCGGAATGCTGGAAGGTGGCAGAATACAAGATCACCTATACTATAACATCCAGAATTACTACTGTACCATATTATTTATTGGATATTGTGCTAAAGGTACACTAGGTCATCGGCTTTTAAGAGGTGATCCTATTATACGCTTAAGAAACCGCGACCTCATGGTATACGCGAGCATTAAGCAAACAGACCTGCTTAGTGGCCATGGAGATCACAACGATCTGGTAAATACCGTGAAACAGCAGGATCCAAAAATGCTGAAAAAGGTTTTCCTGGTCCATGGCGAAATCAATAGCATGCAAAGTTTTTCTGCTGCCTTACAGCAGGAAGGCTACACCGTAACATGCCCAAAACGAGGCGAAACATTTGAACTTTAACACTTGAAAGAAACCAATTATGTAGCAAATACTATACATTTTTTTCGAAATCCAAATAGAATAGCCTTTTTTTAAAAAACTTCCAAAAACAAGATTAACCAACTGAATATTAAGTCTTTCAAAATTTATAATTAAGAAAATCGGCTTTGGCAAGGTTATTACAAGGGGATAACTGTTCAGCAATTTTAAAACTGAACGGAAACATCTAATTACAAGGAAATGAATTCGAAAATTACAAAAACAGCCCTAGTGCTGTCCCTAGTAGGACTATCGTCACAACTATTTGCGCAAGACCAACCGGCAAGCAGGTTCTCAGAAAAACCTTTTCGCACCTGGTCTGTAGGAATCCATGGTGGAGTATTAAGTCAAAACACCATATTCAATGGAAAAGAACGTGATTTCCAATCGGCTAACGAAGGTAAATCTATTGGTTACGGAGCATACATTAAAAAGCAGCTATTGCCTTCTTTAGGCTTACAAGTTGATTTCCTTAGAGGAAAAATGGAAGGTCTCAGATCTTATGCCGGACCAGACATCAATGGTAATAACACTTACCTTGGAGGCTCTAGCTACGAAACTAAGATTGAATGGTCTGGATCATTAACAGCTGTTTATAACATCGCTAATATCAGCATCAATCAGGAAAATGCTGTATTAATTCCTTACGCTAAAGCGGGTGTTGGTTATGGTGTCGCAGGCGCAACAACTACTAATGTTCCGGTTGCAGCTAATGAAGGTTACAAAGAGAGAGTATTTATACCAGTTGGAGTAGGTTTCAAATTAGGTTTGTCCAAAGGTATTAACTTAGACTTCGGTTATGATGTAAACTTTGTGAAATCTGATAAGTTTGATGGATATGTATCAGGTTCAAAAAATGACAGATTCTCCTATGGTCACGTAGGTTTAGAATTTGCGTTAGGAAGCAAAGCTAAACCTCAGCTACAAAACTACAGCTCACTGGCCAACCTACGTAAACAGTCTAAAGAAGAGTCTGATGAGTTAAGAAGAGCATTATCTACTGCTGAAGAAAATGCAGCCAGAGACAGAGCTCAATATGCTAAAGACATGGGAGATGATGATAATGATGGTGTAGCAAACAAATTTGACAAATGCCCTGGTACAGCATCAGGAACAGTTGTTGATGGTTCAGGTTGTCCTATCAAAGTTCAACGCGAAATCATCAAAGAAACTAAAGTTGTGGTAACGGAAGCGGATCGTAAAGTTGTAGACGAAGCGATCAAAAACTTAGAATTCGATTTGGGTAAAGCAACTATCCGCTCTAGTTCCTATGCTACATTAAACAAAGTTGCCGAACTGTTAGTAGCTAAAAACTTCAGCTTAAAATTAGCCGGACATACAGACAACACTGGTTCAATGGCGCTTAACCTACGCTTATCTAAAGAAAGAGCAGAATCTATCAAAGCTTACTTGGTATCACAAGGTGCCAATGCCTCACGTATTGAAGCAACAGGTTACGGTCCAAACCAACCTATCGCATCAAATAAAACTGCCGAAGGTCGTCAGAAAAACCGTAGGGTTGAATTTACATTGTATTAATCAGCATAAATCTGATGAAATAAAAAAAGCCGGTTGTCCAATGGACAACCGGCTTTTTTTATGATAAAGCAATTACTCCACTACGTTACGCCCTTTTTTATCAGATGCAAAAATCAGGGATGCGATAACTGAAATGATCAGCACGCCTCCTACAATTGATAAAGATAATGGCGATGAAATATGGTAAATAGGAGAAATCACCATTTTAACACCAATAAATGCCAATATAATAGCTAGTCCATATTTCAGCAGACTAAACATATGAATGAAATTTGCTAGCAGAAAATAAAGTGCTCTAAGGCCCAATATGGCAAATATATTGGAAGTATATAAAATCAGAGGATCGTCAGGAGCAATGGCAAAAATCGCAGGGATAGAATCTACAGCAAACAACAAATCCGTAAATTCTATTACGGCAACCACAACCAACAAGGGAGTAGCCATTTTAACCCCATTTTCAACTGTAAAAAACTTGGCACCATCAAAGCTCTTGCTCACTTTAAAAAATTTATAAACCAAACGTGCTCCGGTACTTTTGCTAAAATCTTTATTTTCATCCTCTTCACTGTGCCCCGACCATGATTTAATCCCTGCGTAAATCAGGAACAAACCAAAAAGAAACAATACCACATTAATCCGAACTGAATGCCCAAACAAAACCTGTTCAGGCAAATAAGTTAAGTTAATCAATCCCACACCCGCAAAAATAAAAATGGCCCGGAATATCAATGCGCCTATTATCCCCCAAAAAAGCACCTTATGATGCAGTTCTTTAGGAACCTTAAAAAAGCCAAACACCAGGATAAATACAAATAAATTATCCACAGATAAAGCCTTTTCTATCCAATAGGCCGATTGAAACTGGGTAAACTTATCAAATCCGGAAGTCAGGTAAATTACACCACTAAAAATCATCGAAAGACCAACCCATACTACCGACCAGATTGCAGCTTCTTTGCTACTTACGGCATGTGCCTTCTTATTAAAAACTCCCAAATCCAAGAGGAGCATCACTATTACCACTACTGCAAACCCGGTAATCACTCCAGGATGATTGATCATATTATCCATTTATAACTAATAATTTTATTTGGAAGAAGATATTCGATAAAAATGCTAAAAAAATCAAACTATTTAACCTTATCCAACGGTTTTCGGTTGTTTGATGCAACTGTTTTATACTTACTGGGAGTAAAACCGGTAATCGATTTAAACTGAGTGGATAAATGAGCGCTACTACTGTACCCCATTTTGTAGGCTATTTCATTTAGGTTTAACTCACCATATTCCATCAGTTCTTTTACCTTTTCAATTTTCTGCTGAATGATATACTTCTCTATCGTTATCCCTTCGATCTCCGAAAACTGCCGGCTTAAATAAGCATAATCCTTATTCAGCTTATTTGCAATTTCTTGTGTCAAACTATGTGTCATATCACTCAGCTCAGAATAATGAACCAATTCAATCACCTGATTCTTTATCTGTTCAACCAGTTGATCTTTTTCCTTGTCCATCAGTTCAAAACCCAAAATCTTCAATGAGGCTGCAATATCCCGCAATTGATCTACATTTGCTGCCGGCTCCACTTCTATCTTACCCAATGATATATCATGAACCTTTAGCCCGAAGTTTTCCAGCTGTTGTTTCACAATCATGATGCAGCGGTCACAAACCATATTTTTAACGTATAACAGCATAGTAGTTCAAATTAATATTTATTGCAGGCTTAGGCCCTATTGCAAAGATAGCGCAATACCAACGCATATCGAACACAATTATTATATTTGCAAATCTTCACAAAATTGCTCGTCCCTGTTATAGCAAAAGATTGTGTTTATCCGATTGAAAACAAATGACACAAAAAAAATACTATAGCCTGATTTTGATATTAGGCTCACTTACTGCCCTTGGTCCTTTTTCCATTGACATGTATCTTCCCGGATTCCCTGCCATTGCAGCCGATCTACATACCAACACCGCCAGAGTATCCCTATCGCTATCCAGCTTTTTCATTGGTATTTCGGCCGGGCAGCTTTTATATGGCCCCCTACTGGATAAATTTGGAAGAAAAAAGCCCTTGTTCATTGGTCTGCTCGTATACATCCTCGCCTCGGCCGGATGTGCATTTGCAGGCAGCATCGATGTGCTGATTGGCTTACGCTTTATCCAGGCCCTGGGCAGCTGCGCAGCAACGGTGGCAGCAGTAGCTATGGTCCGCGATTTATTTCCTGTTAAAGAAAACGCCAAAGTGTTTGCATTACTAATGCTGGTTCTGGGCGTATCGCCAATGATTGCTCCAACTCTTGGTGGATATGTAACTGTAGCGTTTGGCTGGCATACCATATTTTTAATTCTACTCGGACTTGGCACCTTTAATCTCATCGCCAGTTGGCTGTGGTTACCCGACAGCTACAAGCCCGACACCAACCTTTCCTTAAAGCCAAAGCCCATCATCAACAACTTCTGGATAGTATTTAAAAATCCTGAATTTTATTCTTATGCACTCACCGGTGCCTTGGCATTTTCAGGCTTATTTGCTTACATATCAGGTTCACCTCTGGTATTTATGGAAATATTCCATGTCAATGAAAAAACCTATGGTTGGATCTTCGCACTGTTATCCATTGGCTTTATCGGCTCCAGCCAGATAAACACATTCATGCTCCGTCGTTATACCAGTCAGCAATTGATACAAGCTGCCTTAATCACCCAGGTCATTACCGCATTCATCTTTCTAACAGGGAGCATCAATGGCTGGTTCGGTCTTGCCGAAACCACCGCCCTATTATTTTTATTTCTATGTTGCCTGGGCTTTGTCAGTCCAAATGCCTCAGCCCTGTCTCTTTTGCCCTTTACCAAAAATGCAGGTACAGCATCAGCATTGATGGGCGCCATACAAATGGGAATCGGCTCCTTGGCATCAGTTGGAGTTAGCCTGTTTAATGTTAAATCAGCAGTACCTACCGTCAGCATCATGGCATTAACTTCCATTTTGGCTATTACTGTATTTTATTTCGGGAAACAAAAACTAGCCAGACCTATCGTTTAACTCAGACGCATAAATTTATTTTTTCCCCACGTAGGGGTAAAGTTTCTTCTCGTTGTCCTAATTACAAATAAGACAAAAATGAACTTTACATTCTACATTACAAACATTCGATCTATAGCTTTTAAAGCAATAGCATGCAGTTTATTTCTGGCACCAGCCAGCAAATCATTTGCACAAGAACGCAATACCCATAAACTGCACTTTGGCTTCATCTATCCCTTAAGCACCAATGGTACGCATGCTCCTTTAGATACCAACACACTTTCTATTCATTTACTTGCAGGTGTGTCGGCGGCCGAAAGAGGTGCTTCATTTGCAGGGCTAACCAATGTTGTTCGCAACGACACCAAGGGGTTTCAGTTTGCGGGTTTTTCAAATCACATCGGTAAGCAAGCCAATGGTGGACTTTTTTCGGGCTTTTTGAACACCTATCAGGGTGGGGAAAACATAGCTATAAGTGGTTTTGCCAATGTCTCAACAAGCGACATCAAAGGCGCTCAGTTTGCCGGATTTACCAACATAGCAAAAAAGGTGAAAGGTGTGCAATTTGCAGGTTTTATCAATAAAGCCAGCAGCATAGATGGACCTCAGTTTGCTGGTTTTATGAACCTTTCCGCCCAAAACAGCGGTCCTCAATTTGCAGGCTTCATCAATAAGGCAAAAGATGTAAACGGTACACAGATTGCCGGCTTTATCAATATCGCCCGCAAAGTCAAAGGAGCACAATTTGCCGGCTTTATCAATGTAGCCGATAGCAGCGACTACCCGATTGGCATCATCAATCTGGTAAAAAACGGGGAGAAAAGCCTGAGCATTACTACCGATGAAACGCTAACTACCATGCTTGCTTTCCGTTCGGGCGGAAAGGTACTATATGGAATCATCGGACTGGGTTATAATTTTAAAAACTC
Encoded proteins:
- a CDS encoding OmpA family protein, with the protein product MNSKITKTALVLSLVGLSSQLFAQDQPASRFSEKPFRTWSVGIHGGVLSQNTIFNGKERDFQSANEGKSIGYGAYIKKQLLPSLGLQVDFLRGKMEGLRSYAGPDINGNNTYLGGSSYETKIEWSGSLTAVYNIANISINQENAVLIPYAKAGVGYGVAGATTTNVPVAANEGYKERVFIPVGVGFKLGLSKGINLDFGYDVNFVKSDKFDGYVSGSKNDRFSYGHVGLEFALGSKAKPQLQNYSSLANLRKQSKEESDELRRALSTAEENAARDRAQYAKDMGDDDNDGVANKFDKCPGTASGTVVDGSGCPIKVQREIIKETKVVVTEADRKVVDEAIKNLEFDLGKATIRSSSYATLNKVAELLVAKNFSLKLAGHTDNTGSMALNLRLSKERAESIKAYLVSQGANASRIEATGYGPNQPIASNKTAEGRQKNRRVEFTLY
- a CDS encoding TerC/Alx family metal homeostasis membrane protein; this encodes MDNMINHPGVITGFAVVVIVMLLLDLGVFNKKAHAVSSKEAAIWSVVWVGLSMIFSGVIYLTSGFDKFTQFQSAYWIEKALSVDNLFVFILVFGFFKVPKELHHKVLFWGIIGALIFRAIFIFAGVGLINLTYLPEQVLFGHSVRINVVLFLFGLFLIYAGIKSWSGHSEEDENKDFSKSTGARLVYKFFKVSKSFDGAKFFTVENGVKMATPLLVVVAVIEFTDLLFAVDSIPAIFAIAPDDPLILYTSNIFAILGLRALYFLLANFIHMFSLLKYGLAIILAFIGVKMVISPIYHISSPLSLSIVGGVLIISVIASLIFASDKKGRNVVE
- a CDS encoding AraC family transcriptional regulator, giving the protein MLLYVKNMVCDRCIMIVKQQLENFGLKVHDISLGKIEVEPAANVDQLRDIAASLKILGFELMDKEKDQLVEQIKNQVIELVHYSELSDMTHSLTQEIANKLNKDYAYLSRQFSEIEGITIEKYIIQQKIEKVKELMEYGELNLNEIAYKMGYSSSAHLSTQFKSITGFTPSKYKTVASNNRKPLDKVK
- a CDS encoding multidrug effflux MFS transporter; the encoded protein is MTQKKYYSLILILGSLTALGPFSIDMYLPGFPAIAADLHTNTARVSLSLSSFFIGISAGQLLYGPLLDKFGRKKPLFIGLLVYILASAGCAFAGSIDVLIGLRFIQALGSCAATVAAVAMVRDLFPVKENAKVFALLMLVLGVSPMIAPTLGGYVTVAFGWHTIFLILLGLGTFNLIASWLWLPDSYKPDTNLSLKPKPIINNFWIVFKNPEFYSYALTGALAFSGLFAYISGSPLVFMEIFHVNEKTYGWIFALLSIGFIGSSQINTFMLRRYTSQQLIQAALITQVITAFIFLTGSINGWFGLAETTALLFLFLCCLGFVSPNASALSLLPFTKNAGTASALMGAIQMGIGSLASVGVSLFNVKSAVPTVSIMALTSILAITVFYFGKQKLARPIV